GATATCcatatgtaaaaaaaagaaacttaaaccATTACCTTGTCCACCTTATGGATGATATCCTTAGTTCTACCACATGTGGGTTCCACCAACTGTGGATCAAATGTCCACAGTTGGTGGAACCTACAGATGTGAAACAATGGACGCAGATGGCAGATTGTAGAACTTGAGCATTCTCAGATCTGTggtggtcctggaaccagtcccccaCAGAAACAGAGGGATGACTCTAGATACAAAAgccaactcaaaatggatcacagacctaaatataaaagctaaaactataaaacttctagaaaatataggagaaatatctctttgcaactTTGAGCTAGGCAAAAAGTTATTAGTGtgacacacaaaaaatattcatttaaaaattgagaggccgggtgcagtggctcacacctgtaatcccagcactttgggggcgggtgaatcacctgaagtcaggagtttgagaccagcctggccaacatggtgaaactccatctttaataaaaatacaaaaataattagtcaggtgtggtggcacctgtctgtagtcccagctactcgagaggctgaggcaggagaatcacttgaacccaggaggtggaggttgcagtgagcagagatcacgccattgcactccagcttgcgtgacaagagtgagactccgtcacaaaaaataaaaataaaacttgataaACTGGATTTAATTGAAGTGCAAATTTTTTGCTCTTTTAAAGACACaactaagaaaaggaaaagccaaaaactggaaaaaagtatttgcaaaccatacaagGAATTGGTATTAATTATGCATTGCTTTGTATCAATTATCCAGAAATTTGGCAGTTTAAAACAAGAAACATTTATCCTTTCCCACAATTTCTGAGTGTTCGGAATCTGGGTGCAGCTGTTGGCCAGAGCCACAGTCATGTAAAACTGGACTAGGAGTACAGAATCTTCCTCCAAATTCACTCATATGCTGTTGACAGGCTGAAATTCCTTGCTGATCGTTGACCAGGGCATTAGTTTACCAAGGCCACTATAATGAACTAGCACAGACTGAgtaacttaaatttattttctcacagttctagacgCTAGAACTCCAAAATAAGTTGTCACCACCAGTCTTgttgtttctgaggcctctctcgcTGGCATGCAAGTGGCCACCTCACTGTACCACTGTATAGTCTTTTCTCTTTGCAGGCATCTCTCATGTCTCtttttgtgtccaaatttcctcttcttataaagatatcagtcagattggattagggcccaccctaatggtCTCATTTTAATGAAATCACCTTTAAAggttctatctccaaatacacTCACAGTCTGAGGTACTGGCTGTCACGGATTTAACACACAAatttgaggggacacaattcagcctgtAAGAGCCAGTAACTTCGGCCCACTGCCACATGGGCCTCTTGGTACTCACAACCTGGCAGCTTGCTTCCCCCAGAGTGAATGATCTAGGAAGGAGAACAAAAGAGCAAGAGCCTAAGGCAGAAACCACAGCCTTTTTCCAAACCTAATCTTAGAGGTAACGTATTACTTCTGCTGTATGCTATCAGTAACACAGACCAATCCTGGGATGATGCAGGAGCAGTCCACACATTGGTCTGAACACTGTGGGGGTGGAGGGATCACTGGGGGACATACTGGTGCCTGTCTACCACAAACCTATATGCATAATATATGAATAACTACTATAATTTGATAATAAAAGGTGTCAATTAAAAaggagcaaaagatttgaataaacatttcattaaagaaaatatctAAGTAGCCAGTtgaacatgaaaagatgttcaacatcattagtcattaaagaaatgtaatttaataACATTAacgaaatgtaaattaaattcgCAACAACATATCACTACACATCTATGATCAAATAATTGATAATACTAAGAATTGGCAGGGATGTCGAGAAACAGGAACCCTCagccagtgggaatgtaaaatggtatagctactttggaaaacagtttgggcatttctttaaaacttaacataaatttatatggcccagcaattccactcctagttaTTTACTTACGGGAAATGTAAACACGTCCACACAAATACTTGTATATGAATGTGGAAGCAGAATTATTCGTAATAGCCTAAACGGGAAACAAAGCAAATGCCCACCAACTGGTACATGCATGAAAAAACGTGCCACATTCATACAATGCAATTCATACAATGCAACTCAGCAATATCGGGCATTAGGCACTTTCACCTAATATATTTATGATGTTCTCTGAGAGAATCCTGCAAAATGCTGCAGAATCCTGCAGAATGCCTGCGTCAGGCTGTTACTTAGAAAGaatggaaacaaaaattaatGCCCTCTTTCCTACTTGAAACCCATCAGGATTCCCAGTTATCTATTGAGTTTGTGTCCGTCACTGCTAGTTAATTCCCATGCACGATCTCATAATCTTCGCAATGACACTGAGATTTGTATTAATAATACCATGGTCCCTAGTTTATAGCTTTAAGAAACTAAAGCTTGGAAAGGCGTAACATCAGGTGTGTCTATTTTCACACAAGATTGGATTTAATGGTTAACACAGATGAAGGTGGGTTTTCCCATTTCCAGAGTGTAAGGTTTTCGCTTCTCTCCCTCTGCCGGTCTCCTCCACTCTTCACACCGAGTAGGGCGTGCAGGGTAGCCTAGGGTGTGGCCCAGGAGGCTTCCCTAGGGCAAGGGTGTAGTGGAAACCAGGCGGGAGACGAGAATACCACTGGGCAAGTCACGCAGTTACGCTTGTTGGCCCAGAGCATCCGGCAGGGCCTCCGCAGAGCCGTAAAGAGTTCTACAAGTCGTGAAGTGTCGAGGCGCAAAAGCGTTGCTTTACGGCGATTCGAGCAGTCGCGTCAAGCTGACTATTCCGGGCTTTTGGCTACTTGCCTCTGCACGTGGGCCGCTGTAGGTATTCCGATCGGTAATTCCGCCTATTGGTGTGCAGCGGCCACATTGAAGGATAGAGTGGCAACAGAGGCCAAGTATCGTGAGTTGATGGAGTTTGCTGCTGAAAATGAAGGGAAGTCTGGGGGAGGCCTCCACAGCGTAGCTGAGGGGGTGCGGCTAAGTCCAGACCCTGGCAGGGAGGAAGTCAGGGACTTAGCACGGGCGGAGGAGGTCGGCGGCGGAGAGGAGGGGAAAGGGCTGACAGGGATGAAGGAAATAGGGGATGGAGAGAAAGGAAGTGGACAAAGGCCAGAGGAAATACCGATGGACCTAACGGTAGTGAAGCAAGAAATTATGGACTGGCCAGATACAGAAGGCAGATTGGCTGGCCAGTGGGTAAAACAGGAGGTGGAGGATAGGCCTGAGGTGAAGGATGAGAACGCAGGCGTATTGGAGGTGAAGCAGGAGACGGATAGTAGTTTAGTGGTAAAAGAGGCGAAGGTGGGTGACCCAGAGGTAAAGGAAGAGAAGGTAAAGGAAGAGGTAATGGACTGGTCAGAATTGAAGGAAGAGAAGGATAACTTGGAGATAAAACAGGAGGAGAAGTTTGTTGGTCAATACATAAAAGAGGAAGTGATGCATGGAGAGTGtgtaaaagaagagaaggatTTCCTGAAGAAAGAAACCGTGGATGATACAAAGGTGAAAGAAGAGCCTCCGATAAATCACCCGGTGGGTTGCAAGCGGAAACTGGCCATGTCAAGGTAGGGCATGGGGAATTCCATTTAGGGGAATAAAGCTGTGGAATCCTCATGTCTAGAGTGAAGGAAACCACACTATCAGGAGAAGGTGgaataatgaaaaataagcacAAGTTTGGGTTTCTGGAGGCAGACGGCGTTCGTGGGGGTGGGTTGGGAAGTGGAGGGTGTTGTGGGTGACAACACAACAAATTCAGTGAAAATATATGAAGTTGGTAGTGTCCAATGGGTAATGGGCAAGTTAGGAAAGTGAAAATTCTGGGGACCAAAAGATCATTTGGAACTGGATCTGGCTTAACTTAATATGCTCTTTACTGGGTATTCCTTTGAGAGAGAATAGAGATGAGAAAGTGTAATAAAACCAACAATGACAACGTAGAGTAAGTTAAAATTAGGCAAAATTACACTTGACCTCAATTATCAAGCTTCTGCATGGGTGCTGTGAATATTTATTGCTTTTGATTTAATTTCCTTAGTGTGTGGATcatgtgacaaaggaaataagaGTAGTCAGATTCTTGGGAATATTACCGTCTAGAACACAGTGGGCTAAATATAAGTAACTGTAGTTTGGTTGTCAGTATCCCAAGAGCGTAGAAGAGCAGTTGAGGACAGATGATGGGTTACATGGCATTTATAGATTATTTCGATGCTCATTCTAGATTAGGTGTGGAGTTCAGGAAAAAAGATGCTACTACTACTCTCTAAATTTCCTTGGCCTTATATTCTTTTTCTAGtgtgtgctttaaaaatatctaaacataGCTCATGGATTGGACTCCtggatacacacacataaaatcatTACCGCATTTCCAGGAATCACAAGTTAAAATATCAGTGAATAATCTCATTCCCTGATTAGAgtagaaaaagaagtcaaaagcaagatgggttttaaacattttaatacattttcctGAGTTACATGTCACTAACAACATTGGAAATGTAGTTGTTTTGGGAaggtttcatagagaattttcaAATGATGTTCAACAgctatcaaatattttttcagagtTACTTGTCACTAAGTTTATAAGTTGGGACATTCTaagtttataaataaatagaGTTAATATTTGATAATTTAATGTTACATGTGGGCTTTTGCAGGTGTGAAACTTGTGGTACAGAAGAAGCAAAGTACAGATGTCCACGTTGTATGCGATATTCCTGCAGGTATACATGTAACTTCCTACCTTTTAACCTGTATCTGTACCTTTCTTACCCTAAAGTATAAAAGTACTTCCCCTTTGTCTTTTCAGTTTGCCCTGTGTAAAGAAACACAAAGCAGAACTGACATGTAATGGAGTTCGAGATAAAACTGCATACGTTTCAATACAACAGTTTACTGAAATGAATCTCCTAAGTGGTAAGCCACTTTATGCATAGCAAATTGAGGCTTTCTGGCCATTGGTGTATGTCATTTGTTTATTcttctgttttgaaatttttagaTTATCGATTTTTGGAAGATGTGGCAAGAACAGCGGACCATATTTCTAGAGatgcttttttgaaaagaccaataagCAATAAACATGTAAgattttttcctaatttcttccAGTTAGAAGTCCTTCAAATcaattagattctttttttttttttaacttaccaaataatatatattaagtgGCTACCATGATGTAGAGCTGTTCTGATTACTTAAGGATATGACTGTGACCCAAACAAAGTCTGTCCACTCGTGGAGTTGTATTTAGTGGGAGATACAGGAGATGAGTGGAGGAACAAATGTAATTTCAGGTAGAGTTAAGTTCATATAGAAGATAAAGAAGGCTCAAGAGAttaaagagagaatgaaaat
This DNA window, taken from Macaca mulatta isolate MMU2019108-1 chromosome 1, T2T-MMU8v2.0, whole genome shotgun sequence, encodes the following:
- the ZNHIT6 gene encoding box C/D snoRNA protein 1 (The RefSeq protein has 2 substitutions compared to this genomic sequence), translated to MEFAAENEGKSGGGLHSVAEGVRLSPEPGREEVRDLARAEEVGGGEEGKGLTGMKEIGDGEKGSGQRPEEIPMDLTVVKQEIMDWPDTEGRLAGQWVKQEVEDRPEVKDENAGVLEVKQETDSSLVVKEAKVGDPEVKEEKVKEEVMDWSELKEEKDNSEIKQEEKFVGQYIKEEVMHGECVKEEKDFLKKETVDDTKVKEEPPINHPVGCKRKLAMSRCETCGTEEAKYRCPRCMRYSCSLPCVKKHKAELTCNGVRDKTAYVSIQQFTEMNLLSDYRFLEDVARTADHISRDAFLKRPISNKHMYFMKNRARRQGINLKLLPNGFTKRKENSTFFDKKKQQFCWHVKLQFPQSQAEYIEKRVPDDKTINEILKPYIDPEKSDPVIRQRLKAYIRSQTGVQILMKIEYMQQNLVRYYELDPYKSLLDNLRNKVIIEYPTLHVVLKGSNNDMKVLHQVKSESTKNLGNEN